In Helicobacter pylori Shi112, the genomic window TGAAAGTTCAGCGATGATTTCATAATGTTCGCCTTGCGCTCTTAAAAACCCTAAAAAAAGCAAAATGAGTAATAACTTTTTTAGCACTTTATCCCTTTACCATTGATAAGAAAAGCTCACCCCATAGCGGCTACTGCCCTTAAAATCGCTAGAGATTTCAGGATAGAGCATCCATTGTTTGGGTTTGTAGCGTGAAGTGAATAAATAAGCAAACCCCCATGCGATAAGGCTGCCGATCGTAACTTGCAAGATCGTGTGTTTTCCTGCCACCACTCTGCTGGCATCAGTGAGGATTGCAAGAGCGATCACAGGAAGAGCCGGTTTCCACCCATAGCGGTAATACACAAACCCAGCCGCGCTAAACACCCCCCCAGCATGCCCGCTTGGCATGCCTCTCCAAGAATTGCAGCATGGGCGTTTAGCAAATTCCACTCTAGCCCCATCTTTATGGGCGGTGCTAAAAGCTCCTTTAAGGCCATAAATCACTCCTTGAGTAACCAATGTGCCGACCGCTAATTCCCCTAAACCTCTATAATCGCGCATCGCCAAACTGACCGTGCCTACAAAAATAGGCAAAAACCTAAGCACATCGCCGATCTCTTCTAAAATGTATGCCCCCTCATTGATCGGCTCACTCCTTAAAGGATAGACCCATAAAAGTAGGCTCAAAAAAAGACCTTTGAGTTTTTTCATTAAAACGCTCGCTTTTCTAAAGCATAAACCCGCCTGTTCAAATAAGCATAGCCTATTAAATAGCATGCGATAAAGACTAAGCTAATAACCATGAGCGCGTAAGCATCCAAGCGAAAAAAGACGCTTAAAAAAATAAAAGGCAGGTTGCACAGAATAAGGATAAACGCGCATAGAGAATTGGGGTAACCCAAAGAGCGCCGTTGCAAGAATTGGAATAAAAGGGTGTGCAAATGCAAATTATCCGGCATGGTGGCTTTTTGGCGTTTTATTTTGCGCCTAAGGATACTAAAAAGCACCTCTATAACCGGATAAAGCATTAAATTGAGCCCAAAAAACACGCTGATTTTTTGCTCTAAACTCAAATTCAAAAGGGAAATCCCGCACACCAAACCCAAAAAATACGCCCCCCCATCGCCTAAAAAAATCTTTCCTAAAGGGAAATTTAACACCATAAACCCAAGCACCATGTAAGCCAGCAAACAAGACAAATTGCTAGGGTCTATATAATGAATGACTAAAAGCGCAATCGCGCAAATCCCTGACGCAAGCCCGTTAAACCCATCAATAATATTAATAGCGTTGCTGATGCCCACTAGCATAAAAATTGCGAATAAAAAAGCGATAAAATAAGGCAAGCTAAAGAGGGGCGAAAAATCGCTCACCACTAAAGGCGTTGATGAGATGATGCAAACAACCCCTACAGCTTGCAAAATAAGGCGTATTTTGGGGCTGAGTGAAAGGTTAATATCTTCTAAAAAACCGCTTAAAAAAACTAACAACAGCCCCAAAAAAACAAAAAACCCCTTAAAAGGCGTCTCAAAAGACTCAAAAAGATAAGCTAACACAAAAGAAAGAAAGATCCCAAGCCCCCCGGCTCGTGGGGTTCTTGCATGATGAAAGCCTTGTATTTTATTAGCGTTATCCACAAAGAGCGTGGATTTTTTAGACCACAAAACAATCAAAGAGCAAATGAAGAGACTGGTTAGAAAATATAGCACCCACAACACTTTTTATTGGATTTAATTGGCATTTTGTTTTGGGTATTATAGCAAAAGATAGCTTGATGATAAAATCTTATAGGTATAAGAGGTGGGTTTTATGTTACAATTTCAAAAATCATTATTATAAAATAAAGGATAGTCATGCGTTTTGGATTGAATATTGATCACATTGTTACTTTAAGAGAGATAAGAAAAACTTATGAGCCTGAGATTTTAGAAGCCCTATTCATCGCTAAAAACACCCATAAAGTGGATTTAATCACCATCCATTTGAGAGAAGACAAACGGCACATTCAAAATGAAGATGTTTTGAGGCTGCTTGAAATAAGCCCTTTGCCTATCAATATTGAATGCTCTATTAATGCTGGAATCACTGATTTTTTATGCTCTTTGAAAAATAAGCCGAGTAAGGTTACAATCGTGCCTGAAAACAGAAATGAGGTTACGACAGAGGGGGGGTTGGATTGCTCATTAAAGGGTTTAGGAGAGGTTATTAGAGCGTATCACAATAAAGGCGTTGAAGTGTCTTTGTTTATTGATCCTTTAAAAGACTCTCTGCATTTTGCAAGGGAGCATCAAGTCAAACAAGTGGAGTTCCACACTGGGGTGTATGCGAATTTGCACAACGCTCTATATTCTAACGCTAACAACCAAATCCATGCCATTAGCGCGCTCAAAGACAAAAGCCCTAAAGAATTGAAAGAAGAATTGCACAACGCCTTTTTGCAATTAAGAAGAATGAGTAAAGAAGCGTTTTTTATGGGTATCACGGCGTGCGCGGGGCATGGGTTGAATTATTCTAATGTGAAAGAATTGTTAAAAATCCCCTCTTTAAGAGAGCTTAATATCGGTCATAGCGTGATTTCAAAAGCGGTTTTAGTGGGATTAGAAAAAGCGATTTTAGAAATGGCGCAACTCATCAAGCGATAAAATGGTTAAAAAGAAAATTGCGATCAGTTGTGGGGATATTCAAGGCGTAGGCTTAGAATTGATTTTAAAAAGCCATAAGGAAGTGAGCACGCTGTGTGAGCCGTTGTATCTCATTGATAGCGAACTTTTAGAGCGGGCCAATCAATTGCTTAATAACGCTTATGAAACTAAAACGCTTAACACGCTCGCTATTGATGCCCCCTTACCCTTATTAAACTCTAGCACGATAGGCAAAGTCAGCGCTCAAAGCGGGGCGTATAGTTTTGAGAGTTTTAAAAAGGCTTGCGAGTTAGCGGATGATAAAGAAGTGGATGGCATTTGCACTTTGCCTATCAACAAACTCGCATGGCAACAAGCTCAAATCCCTTTTGTGGGGCATACCGATTTTTTAAAGCAACGCTATAAAGATCATCAAATCATCATGATGCTTGGGTGTTTTAAGCTCTTTGTGGGGCTATTTAGCGACCATGTGCCTTTAGGGGCGGTTTCTCAACTCATTCAAGTGGGAGCGTTAGTTCGGTTTTTGTTAGCGTTTCAAAAAAGCACTCAAGCTAAAATTATTCAAGTGTGTGGTTTTAACCCCCATGCGGGCGAAGAGGGTTTGTTCGGGAAAGAAGATGAAAAGATTTTAAAAGCCATTCAAAAGAGCAACCAAACGCTGGGCTTTGAATGCTTTTTAGGGCCTTTGCCCGCTGATAGCGCTTTTGCCCCCAATAAGCGCAAAATAACCCCTTTTTATGTGAGCATGAGCCATGATGTGGGGTTAGCCCCTTTAAAAGCGCTCTATTTTGATGAAAGCATTAATGTGAGTTTGAACGCCCCCATTTTACGCGTTTCCACTGACCACGGCACAGCGTTTGATATCGCTTATCAAAACAAAGCGAACAACAAAAGCTATGTGAATGCGATCAAATATTTGGCTTAAAGATTTTAAAATCCAAGCCAACAAAGTATAATTCAAGCAAAAACACCACCCAAAGATAAAGACATGATTTTAAGCATTGAAAGTTCTTGCGATGACAGCTCTTTAGCCCTTACAAGAATAAAGGACGCCAAGCTCATCGCTCATTTTAAAATCTCTCAAGAAAAGCACCACAGCTCTTATGGGGGCGTTGTGCCTGAGCTTGCATCGCGCT contains:
- the lpxF gene encoding lipid A 4'-phosphatase, whose translation is MKKLKGLFLSLLLWVYPLRSEPINEGAYILEEIGDVLRFLPIFVGTVSLAMRDYRGLGELAVGTLVTQGVIYGLKGAFSTAHKDGARVEFAKRPCCNSWRGMPSGHAGGVFSAAGFVYYRYGWKPALPVIALAILTDASRVVAGKHTILQVTIGSLIAWGFAYLFTSRYKPKQWMLYPEISSDFKGSSRYGVSFSYQW
- a CDS encoding glycosyltransferase family 4 protein; this translates as MLWVLYFLTSLFICSLIVLWSKKSTLFVDNANKIQGFHHARTPRAGGLGIFLSFVLAYLFESFETPFKGFFVFLGLLLVFLSGFLEDINLSLSPKIRLILQAVGVVCIISSTPLVVSDFSPLFSLPYFIAFLFAIFMLVGISNAINIIDGFNGLASGICAIALLVIHYIDPSNLSCLLAYMVLGFMVLNFPLGKIFLGDGGAYFLGLVCGISLLNLSLEQKISVFFGLNLMLYPVIEVLFSILRRKIKRQKATMPDNLHLHTLLFQFLQRRSLGYPNSLCAFILILCNLPFIFLSVFFRLDAYALMVISLVFIACYLIGYAYLNRRVYALEKRAF
- the pdxJ gene encoding pyridoxine 5'-phosphate synthase; protein product: MRFGLNIDHIVTLREIRKTYEPEILEALFIAKNTHKVDLITIHLREDKRHIQNEDVLRLLEISPLPINIECSINAGITDFLCSLKNKPSKVTIVPENRNEVTTEGGLDCSLKGLGEVIRAYHNKGVEVSLFIDPLKDSLHFAREHQVKQVEFHTGVYANLHNALYSNANNQIHAISALKDKSPKELKEELHNAFLQLRRMSKEAFFMGITACAGHGLNYSNVKELLKIPSLRELNIGHSVISKAVLVGLEKAILEMAQLIKR
- the pdxA gene encoding 4-hydroxythreonine-4-phosphate dehydrogenase produces the protein MVKKKIAISCGDIQGVGLELILKSHKEVSTLCEPLYLIDSELLERANQLLNNAYETKTLNTLAIDAPLPLLNSSTIGKVSAQSGAYSFESFKKACELADDKEVDGICTLPINKLAWQQAQIPFVGHTDFLKQRYKDHQIIMMLGCFKLFVGLFSDHVPLGAVSQLIQVGALVRFLLAFQKSTQAKIIQVCGFNPHAGEEGLFGKEDEKILKAIQKSNQTLGFECFLGPLPADSAFAPNKRKITPFYVSMSHDVGLAPLKALYFDESINVSLNAPILRVSTDHGTAFDIAYQNKANNKSYVNAIKYLA